One window from the genome of Strix aluco isolate bStrAlu1 chromosome 28, bStrAlu1.hap1, whole genome shotgun sequence encodes:
- the LOC141915955 gene encoding actin filament-associated protein 1-like 2 encodes MARQRDLDKLLSDLRSFLLILDRESLSAAARAKKKSVADLLSRLQSPQSEDAEYMIMRCLSPSPGTPQGRASLGTRTADATGGRACECRPASTLSLRGGSKAQGVSPSPPADDSYEDAEPLGPGRCGGSGGADTDSSHYESYGEDEDGVTDRAHYLRRPPATGPDPEPPGPPEAQLCGFLWRKRWLGQWAKQLFIVREHVLLCFRCAADPQPVLELDLRGCHVAYKAKRGKKMPHALKVTGTAGEELVIGFQSRQQAEDWRKVIEEVSSDAPSGLAAISVPASPSSRLSRAAGSQLGEEEEDGSRQSPARSPRPGGDAKGGFLAVRLRGRWQRLWCAVRQGALRMFPEPGGAQRPVCALRLDGCDVSPGGATGSPQRLRIRIAQRGRELALLQTRSDEEREAWLKTLRARGGGEPAGDTPHTETPRLGDASGCPGTGGLLLRRVPTPNAYMDDPFGQPPPAEAPKHLYSNVERLQQLQQSLDRAVQGQRKRPVSVLPTAACSSAPGSALPSQAAPAALRGRAASPQRVKVTPELRSRDLSRSQRTLTLPERKGARDGLDILLGRRAFPKLEEKVGQLERACRMKGRLKAGSEMNLLAIGKSLRGHLAATASSAGSEGSFLTPLLRRTASAKSALKPFPSPVLIEKGKVLQKKKEWEMKSAM; translated from the exons ATGGCCCGGCAGAGAG ACCTGGACAAGCTGCTGTCGGACCTACGGTCCTTCCTGCTCATCCTGGACCGGGAAAGCCTCAGCGCCGCGGCTCGGGCCAAGAAGAAATCGGTGGCCGATCTCCTGTCCCGACTGCAGAGCCCCCAGT CAGAGGACGCAGAGTATATGATCATGCGCTGCCTCTCGCCTTCCCCGGGGACCCCGCAGGGTCGGGCCAGCCTGG GAACCAGGACGGCAGATGCAACGGGAGGGAGAGCCTGCGAGTGCCGCCCGGCCAGCACCCTGAGCCTGCGGGGAGGG AGCAAGGCGCAGGGCGTCTCGCCGTCCCCACCAGCTGATGACTCCTATGAAGACGCCGAACCCCTCGGCCCCGGCAGATGCGGCGGCTCCG GCGGTGCCGACACCGACAGCAGCCACTACGAGTCATAcggggaggatgaggatggtgtgACGGACCGTGCCCACTACCTGCGGCGGCCACCGGCCACCGGTCCCGACCCtgagccccccggcccccccgaaGCGCAGCTCTGCGGCTTCCTCTGGAGGAAGcgctggctggggcagtgggcaAAGCAGCTCTTCATCGTCCGGGAGCACGTGCTGCTG TGTTTCAGGTGCGCCGCCGACCCGCAGCCGGTGCTGGAGCTGGATTTGCGGGGTTGCCACGTCGCCTACAAGGCCAAGCGCGGCAAGAAGATGCCACACGCCCTGAAGGTGACGGGGACGGCGGGTGAGGAGCTGGTCATCGGCTTCCAGAGCCGGCAGCAGGCTGAGGACTGGAGGAAG GTGATCGAAGAGGTCAGCAGCGATGCCCCGAGCGGGCTGGCAGCCATCAGCGTCCCAGCGTCCCCCTCCTCGAGGCTCAGCAGG GCTGCTGGGTCCCAGctgggcgaggaggaggaggatggctcccggcagagccctgcccgcagccccagACCCGGCGGGGATGCTAAAGGAG GTTTCCTGGCGGTGCGGCTGCGCGGGCGGTGGCAGCGGCTGTGGTGCGCGGTGCGGCAGGGAGCCCTGCGCATGTTCCCCGAGCCCGGCGGTGCCCAGCGCCCCGTTTGCGCCCTACGCTTGGACGGCTGCGACGTTTCCCCCGGGGGAGCCACCGGGTCCCCCCAACGCCTCCGCATCCGCATCGCCCAGCGAGGCCGGGAGCTCGCCCTGCTGCAG ACCCGTTCGGACGAGGAGAGGGAAGCTTGGCTGAAGACCCTGCGggccaggggaggaggggagccGGCCGGTGACACCCCCCACACCGAGACCCCCAGGCTGGGCGATGCCAGCGGCTGCCCTGGCACGGG CGGGCTGCTGCTGCGCCGTGTCCCGACCCCCAACGCCTACATGGATGATCCCTTCGGGCAGCCCCCACCAGCCGAGGCCCCCAAACATCTCTACTCCAACGTGGAGCGGCTGCAGCAGCTG CAGCAGAGCTTGGACCGAGCAGTGCAAGGGCAGCGCAAGAGACCCGTGTCTGTGCTGCCCACCGCTGCCTGCAGCAGCGCCCCGGGCAGCGCCCTGCCCTCGCAGGCAG caccagcagctctccGGGGCCGGGCTGCCAGCCCACAGCGGGTGAAGGTGACCCCTGAGCTCCGGAGCAGGGATCTCTCCCGATCCCAGCGCACTCTGACGCTGCCCGAGAGGAAAGGGGCTCGGGACGGGCTGGATATCCTCCTCG GGAGGAGAGCCTTCCCCAaactggaggagaaggtggggcAGCTGGAGAGGGCCTGCCGCATGAAGGGCAGGCTGAAAGCCGGCTCCGAGATGAACCTGCTGGCCATTGGCAAGTCACTGAGGGGCCACCTCGCCGCCACCGCCAGCTCGGCTGGCTCCGAG GGCTCGTTCCTCACGCCGCTGTTGAGGCGCACGGCGTCGGCGAAGAGCGCCCTGAAACCCTTCCCCTCCCCGGTCCTCATCGAGAAGGGAAAAgtgctgcagaagaaaaag GAGTGGGAGATGAAGTCTGCGATGTGA
- the FHIP2B gene encoding FHF complex subunit HOOK-interacting protein 2B isoform X2: protein MLSRLGALLQQAVEMREPSLDLLEAFTEHWKGITGYYLEATDESVPARQTDIPWRLKQMLDILVYEEKQRPAGETGPCLEYLLQHKYPPGMRQQVLLFFSRVLGQVQHPLLHYLNVHRPVQKLLQLSGDHLGSGTEKEEVQFAAVLCAKIKQDPTLLTHILEGKSVLNGKRAQKLPACPVEEGAEHPLGTAAAAEPSPPRRDSNLVTALVGLSKSKKSRVALKARENLLLLVGLAQEAAAACLVRSSALCQLLTEHLCDLYSAVPACTDPADILAMERVSWRSQGDAADNGVFPGKESLAAFFGWLDYLDEVVVGAHPVVADAISEAVEERFFQGILQPQLLQMSELDVLRATATLTGTVRQIRAPPLLHRLVLFLLGPDRHPEIPGDTPHPLRTQLINRCNHLSDEISLASLRLFEELLQKPHEHVTHSLALRNLEARGYLQRNPPAPDERGPLEPDPEDGLDLEEDPYFTDGFPDAGFGMAKISLPASAPSGKGQVSEVVSSFLCLVPEEAKTSSCMEEGGYDTYVHDALGTVQACRASAAPWGWPPAPRPLDACHPEGTFYEGHFLKVLFDRMAQILDQPYSLNLQVTSVLSRLATFPHPHLHEYLLDPYLNLAPGCRSLFSVLVRVIGDLMQRLQRVPHFRAKLLLVRRQLMGLVPGEQMDHTMLFKGVVVLEEFCKELAAIALVKGPPEGPP from the exons aTGCTGAGCCGTTTAGGCGCGTTGCTGCAGCAAGCGGTGGAGATG CGGGAGCCCAGCTTGGACCTGCTGGAAGCCTTCACCGAGCACTGGAAGGGCATCACCGGCTATTACCTGGAGGCCACGG ACGAGAGCGTCCCCGCCAGACAGACGGACATCCCTTGGCGCCTCAAGCAGATGCTGGACATCCTGGTCTACGAGGAAAAACAGCGGCCGGCCGGGGAGACGGGGCCGTGCCTCGAgtacctgctgcagcacaag tacccccccGGGATGAGGCAGCAGGTCCTCCTCTTCTTCAGCCGGGTGCTGGGGCAGGTGCAGCACCCGCTCCTGCACTACCTCAACGTTCACCGGCCGGTGCAG AAATTGCTCCAGCTCAGCGGTGACCACCTGGGCTCTGGCACGGAGAAGGAGGAGGTGCAGTTCGCTGCCGTTCTCTGCGCCAAGATCAAGCAGGATCCCACCCTGCTGACACACATCCTGGAG ggCAAGAGTGTCCTGAATGggaagagagcccagaagctgccAGCCTGCCCCGTGGAAGAGGGTGCGGAGCATCCCCTGGGCACCGCAGCCGCTGCCGagccctccccgccgcggcgggacAGCAACCTCGTCACAGCCTTGGTGGGGCTGAGCAAGAGCAAG aaGAGCAGGGTCGCGCTGAAGGCTCGGGAAAACCTGCTCTTGCTGGTCGGGCTCGCCCAGGAGGcggctgctgcctgcctggtgcGGAGCAGCGCCCTGTGCCAGCTGCTGACGGAGCATCTCTGTGACCTCTACAGCGCTGTGCCCGCCTGCACGGACCCCGCCGACATCCTCGCCATGGAGAGGGTCAGCTGGAG GTCACAGGGTGATGCTGCCGACAACGGGGTTTTCCCAGGGAAGGAGAGCCTGGCTGCCTTCTTCGGCTGGCTGGACTACCTCGATGAGGTGGTGGTGGGCGCCCACCCG GTCGTGGCAGATGCCATCAGCGAGGCCGTGGAGGAAAGGTTTTTCCAGGGCATCCTGCAGCCGCAGCTCCTGCAGAT GTCCGAGCTCGACGTCCTCCGCGCCACGGCCACGCTGACGGGCACCGTACGGCAGATCCGCGCCCCTCCCCTGCTCCACCGCCTCGTGCTCTTCCTGCTGGGACCAGACCGGCACCCCGAGATCCCAGGGGACACCCCTCATCCTCTGCGCACCCAACTCATCAACCGCTGCAACCACCTCTCCGACGAG ATCAGCCTGGCCAGCCTGCGGCTCTTCGAGGAGCTCCTGCAGAAACCCCACGAGCACGTAACGCACAGCCTGGCCCTGAGGAACCTGGAAGCCAGGGGCTACCTACAGCGCAACCCCCCCGCGCCCGACGAGCGTGGACCCCTCGAGCCGGACCCTGAGGATGGGCT GGACCTGGAGGAGGATCCGTATTTCACCGACGGATTCCCAGACGCCGGCTTTGGGATGGCGAAAATTTCTCTGCCGGCATCGGCCCCGTCGGGCAAGGGGCAAGTGAGCGAGGTGGTCAGCAG CTTCCTCTGCTTGGTCCCGGAGGAGGCGAAAACCTCCTCATGCATGGAAGAAGGTGGCTACGACACCTACGTGCACGATGCCCTGGGCACG GTCCAGGCGTGCCGTGCCAGCGCAGCCCCATGGgggtggcccccagccccccggcccctCGACGCCTGCCACCCCGAAGGGACGTTTTACGAGGGTCACTTCCTCAAGGTGCTGTTTGACCGCATGGCCCAGATCCTGGACCAG cccTACAGCTTGAACCTGCAGGTGACCTCGGTGCTGTCCCGCCTGGCCACCTTCCCTCACCCCCACCTCCACGAGTACCTGCTGGACCCCTACCTCAACCTGGCACCCGGCTGCCGCTCACTCTTCTCCGTCCTCGTCAGG GTGATTGGGGACCTGATGCAGCGGCTGCAGCGTGTGCCCCATTTCAGGGCCAAGCTGCTCCTGGTGCGCCGGCAGCTCATGGGGCTGGTGCCCGGAGAGCA GATGGACCACACGATGCTCTTCaagggggtggtggtgctggaggaGTTCTGCAAGGAGCTGGCTGCCATCGCCCTGGTCAAGGGACCGCCGGAGGGGCCCCCCTGA
- the DMTN gene encoding dematin isoform X1 yields MERLQKQPLTSPGSVCSSRGSSVPGSPSSIVAKMDNEVLGYKDLAAIPKDKAILDIERPDLMIYEPHFTYSLMEHVELPRSRERSLSPKSISPPPSPEVIREWLESRTPGSTSQPTSRQGGSSARSSVQHFHRPETDTTELNIYKKPPIYRQKDHHPGAHHGKHLIEDLIIESSKFPAAQPPDPNQPAKIETDYWPCPPSLAVMETEWRRRMASKRGEEEEEDLTEEMKNLRELQRQELSKITSNLGKLILKEEMEKSLPIRRKTRSLPDRTPFHTSLHMGSYKSSSLPASGRSTLTRLQSAEFSSAGSEKGSPGLQVRKNSSCCRHGEPARG; encoded by the exons ATGGAAAGATTGCAGAAG caaCCACTGACCTCCCCTGGGAGCGTCTGTTCCTCCCGCGGGTCCAGTGTCCCCGGGTCGCCCTCCAGCATCGTG gcCAAAATGGACAACGAGGTTCTGGGCTACAAGGACCTGGCTGCCATCCCCAAGGACAAAGCGATCCTGGACATCGAGCGCCCTGACTTGATGATCTACGAACCCCATTTCACCTACTCCCTCATGGAGCACGTGGAGCTGCCCCGGAGCCGAGAG CGCTCTCTGTCTCCTAAAtccatctctcctcctccatctccgGAG GTCATCcgggagtggctggagagccgGACCCCCGGCAGCACCTCGCAGCCCACCTCTCGCCAGGGCGGCAGCTCGGCCCGCAGCAGCGTGCAGCACTTCCACCGACCCG agacTGACACGACGGAGCTCAACATATACAAGAAGCCCCCGATCTACAGGCAGAAAg ACCATCATCCCGGCGCCCACCACGGGAAACATCTCATAGAGGACTTGATCATCGAATCCTCCAAGTTCCCAGCGGCGCAGCCCCCAGACCCCAACCAGCCCGCCAAGATCGAGACCGATTACTGGCCGTGCCCCCCATCCCTGGCCGTCATGG AGACGGAGTGGAGGAGGCGGATGGCCTccaaaagaggggaggaggaggaggaggacctgACGGAGGAGATGAAGAACCTGCGGGAGCTCCAGAGGCAGGAGCTAAGCAAG ATCACCTCCAACCTCGGGAAGCTGATTCTGAAGGAGGAGATGGAGAAATCTCTCCCCATCCGGAGAAAAACCCGCTCGCTGCCGGACCGGACGCCCTTCCACACAT CTCTGCACATGGGGAGCTACAAGAGCTCCTCGCTGCCCGCTTCTGGCAGGAGCACCCTCACCCGG CTGCAGTCGGCAGAGTTCAGCTCGGCAGGCAGCGAGAAGGGCAGTCCGG gCCTGCAGGTAAGAAAGAACTCATCCTGCTGCCGGCACGGAGAGCCAGCGAGGGGGTGA
- the FHIP2B gene encoding FHF complex subunit HOOK-interacting protein 2B isoform X1, which yields MLSRLGALLQQAVEMREPSLDLLEAFTEHWKGITGYYLEATDESVPARQTDIPWRLKQMLDILVYEEKQRPAGETGPCLEYLLQHKVLETLGTLGKAEYPPGMRQQVLLFFSRVLGQVQHPLLHYLNVHRPVQKLLQLSGDHLGSGTEKEEVQFAAVLCAKIKQDPTLLTHILEGKSVLNGKRAQKLPACPVEEGAEHPLGTAAAAEPSPPRRDSNLVTALVGLSKSKKSRVALKARENLLLLVGLAQEAAAACLVRSSALCQLLTEHLCDLYSAVPACTDPADILAMERVSWRSQGDAADNGVFPGKESLAAFFGWLDYLDEVVVGAHPVVADAISEAVEERFFQGILQPQLLQMSELDVLRATATLTGTVRQIRAPPLLHRLVLFLLGPDRHPEIPGDTPHPLRTQLINRCNHLSDEISLASLRLFEELLQKPHEHVTHSLALRNLEARGYLQRNPPAPDERGPLEPDPEDGLDLEEDPYFTDGFPDAGFGMAKISLPASAPSGKGQVSEVVSSFLCLVPEEAKTSSCMEEGGYDTYVHDALGTVQACRASAAPWGWPPAPRPLDACHPEGTFYEGHFLKVLFDRMAQILDQPYSLNLQVTSVLSRLATFPHPHLHEYLLDPYLNLAPGCRSLFSVLVRVIGDLMQRLQRVPHFRAKLLLVRRQLMGLVPGEQMDHTMLFKGVVVLEEFCKELAAIALVKGPPEGPP from the exons aTGCTGAGCCGTTTAGGCGCGTTGCTGCAGCAAGCGGTGGAGATG CGGGAGCCCAGCTTGGACCTGCTGGAAGCCTTCACCGAGCACTGGAAGGGCATCACCGGCTATTACCTGGAGGCCACGG ACGAGAGCGTCCCCGCCAGACAGACGGACATCCCTTGGCGCCTCAAGCAGATGCTGGACATCCTGGTCTACGAGGAAAAACAGCGGCCGGCCGGGGAGACGGGGCCGTGCCTCGAgtacctgctgcagcacaagGTCCTGGAGACCCTCGGCACGCTGGGCAAGGCCGAG tacccccccGGGATGAGGCAGCAGGTCCTCCTCTTCTTCAGCCGGGTGCTGGGGCAGGTGCAGCACCCGCTCCTGCACTACCTCAACGTTCACCGGCCGGTGCAG AAATTGCTCCAGCTCAGCGGTGACCACCTGGGCTCTGGCACGGAGAAGGAGGAGGTGCAGTTCGCTGCCGTTCTCTGCGCCAAGATCAAGCAGGATCCCACCCTGCTGACACACATCCTGGAG ggCAAGAGTGTCCTGAATGggaagagagcccagaagctgccAGCCTGCCCCGTGGAAGAGGGTGCGGAGCATCCCCTGGGCACCGCAGCCGCTGCCGagccctccccgccgcggcgggacAGCAACCTCGTCACAGCCTTGGTGGGGCTGAGCAAGAGCAAG aaGAGCAGGGTCGCGCTGAAGGCTCGGGAAAACCTGCTCTTGCTGGTCGGGCTCGCCCAGGAGGcggctgctgcctgcctggtgcGGAGCAGCGCCCTGTGCCAGCTGCTGACGGAGCATCTCTGTGACCTCTACAGCGCTGTGCCCGCCTGCACGGACCCCGCCGACATCCTCGCCATGGAGAGGGTCAGCTGGAG GTCACAGGGTGATGCTGCCGACAACGGGGTTTTCCCAGGGAAGGAGAGCCTGGCTGCCTTCTTCGGCTGGCTGGACTACCTCGATGAGGTGGTGGTGGGCGCCCACCCG GTCGTGGCAGATGCCATCAGCGAGGCCGTGGAGGAAAGGTTTTTCCAGGGCATCCTGCAGCCGCAGCTCCTGCAGAT GTCCGAGCTCGACGTCCTCCGCGCCACGGCCACGCTGACGGGCACCGTACGGCAGATCCGCGCCCCTCCCCTGCTCCACCGCCTCGTGCTCTTCCTGCTGGGACCAGACCGGCACCCCGAGATCCCAGGGGACACCCCTCATCCTCTGCGCACCCAACTCATCAACCGCTGCAACCACCTCTCCGACGAG ATCAGCCTGGCCAGCCTGCGGCTCTTCGAGGAGCTCCTGCAGAAACCCCACGAGCACGTAACGCACAGCCTGGCCCTGAGGAACCTGGAAGCCAGGGGCTACCTACAGCGCAACCCCCCCGCGCCCGACGAGCGTGGACCCCTCGAGCCGGACCCTGAGGATGGGCT GGACCTGGAGGAGGATCCGTATTTCACCGACGGATTCCCAGACGCCGGCTTTGGGATGGCGAAAATTTCTCTGCCGGCATCGGCCCCGTCGGGCAAGGGGCAAGTGAGCGAGGTGGTCAGCAG CTTCCTCTGCTTGGTCCCGGAGGAGGCGAAAACCTCCTCATGCATGGAAGAAGGTGGCTACGACACCTACGTGCACGATGCCCTGGGCACG GTCCAGGCGTGCCGTGCCAGCGCAGCCCCATGGgggtggcccccagccccccggcccctCGACGCCTGCCACCCCGAAGGGACGTTTTACGAGGGTCACTTCCTCAAGGTGCTGTTTGACCGCATGGCCCAGATCCTGGACCAG cccTACAGCTTGAACCTGCAGGTGACCTCGGTGCTGTCCCGCCTGGCCACCTTCCCTCACCCCCACCTCCACGAGTACCTGCTGGACCCCTACCTCAACCTGGCACCCGGCTGCCGCTCACTCTTCTCCGTCCTCGTCAGG GTGATTGGGGACCTGATGCAGCGGCTGCAGCGTGTGCCCCATTTCAGGGCCAAGCTGCTCCTGGTGCGCCGGCAGCTCATGGGGCTGGTGCCCGGAGAGCA GATGGACCACACGATGCTCTTCaagggggtggtggtgctggaggaGTTCTGCAAGGAGCTGGCTGCCATCGCCCTGGTCAAGGGACCGCCGGAGGGGCCCCCCTGA
- the DMTN gene encoding dematin isoform X2, with product MERLQKQPLTSPGSVCSSRGSSVPGSPSSIVAKMDNEVLGYKDLAAIPKDKAILDIERPDLMIYEPHFTYSLMEHVELPRSRERSLSPKSISPPPSPEVIREWLESRTPGSTSQPTSRQGGSSARSSVQHFHRPETDTTELNIYKKPPIYRQKDHHPGAHHGKHLIEDLIIESSKFPAAQPPDPNQPAKIETDYWPCPPSLAVMETEWRRRMASKRGEEEEEDLTEEMKNLRELQRQELSKITSNLGKLILKEEMEKSLPIRRKTRSLPDRTPFHTSLHMGSYKSSSLPASGRSTLTRLQSAEFSSAGSEKGSPGLQNGQRGRMDRGNSLPSMLEQKIYPYEMLMVTNRGRVKLPPGVDRTRLERHLSPEDFLRVFEMPPEEFSKLALWKRNELKKKAFLF from the exons ATGGAAAGATTGCAGAAG caaCCACTGACCTCCCCTGGGAGCGTCTGTTCCTCCCGCGGGTCCAGTGTCCCCGGGTCGCCCTCCAGCATCGTG gcCAAAATGGACAACGAGGTTCTGGGCTACAAGGACCTGGCTGCCATCCCCAAGGACAAAGCGATCCTGGACATCGAGCGCCCTGACTTGATGATCTACGAACCCCATTTCACCTACTCCCTCATGGAGCACGTGGAGCTGCCCCGGAGCCGAGAG CGCTCTCTGTCTCCTAAAtccatctctcctcctccatctccgGAG GTCATCcgggagtggctggagagccgGACCCCCGGCAGCACCTCGCAGCCCACCTCTCGCCAGGGCGGCAGCTCGGCCCGCAGCAGCGTGCAGCACTTCCACCGACCCG agacTGACACGACGGAGCTCAACATATACAAGAAGCCCCCGATCTACAGGCAGAAAg ACCATCATCCCGGCGCCCACCACGGGAAACATCTCATAGAGGACTTGATCATCGAATCCTCCAAGTTCCCAGCGGCGCAGCCCCCAGACCCCAACCAGCCCGCCAAGATCGAGACCGATTACTGGCCGTGCCCCCCATCCCTGGCCGTCATGG AGACGGAGTGGAGGAGGCGGATGGCCTccaaaagaggggaggaggaggaggaggacctgACGGAGGAGATGAAGAACCTGCGGGAGCTCCAGAGGCAGGAGCTAAGCAAG ATCACCTCCAACCTCGGGAAGCTGATTCTGAAGGAGGAGATGGAGAAATCTCTCCCCATCCGGAGAAAAACCCGCTCGCTGCCGGACCGGACGCCCTTCCACACAT CTCTGCACATGGGGAGCTACAAGAGCTCCTCGCTGCCCGCTTCTGGCAGGAGCACCCTCACCCGG CTGCAGTCGGCAGAGTTCAGCTCGGCAGGCAGCGAGAAGGGCAGTCCGG gCCTGCAG AACGGGCAGCGTGGGCGCATGGACAGAGGCAATTCCCTGCCCAGCATGTTGGAGCAAAAG ATTTACCCCTATGAAATGCTGATGGTGACAAACCGAGGCCGGGTGAAGCTGCCGCCCGGGGTGGACAGGACCCGGCTGGAG CGGCACCTCTCCCCCGAGGATTTCCTGCGGGTCTTCGAGATGCCCCCCGAGGAGTTCAGCAAGCTGGCCCTCTGGAAGCGCAACGAGCTGAAGAAGAAAGCCTTCCTCTTCTGA
- the FHIP2B gene encoding FHF complex subunit HOOK-interacting protein 2B isoform X3, whose product MLSRLGALLQQAVEMREPSLDLLEAFTEHWKGITGYYLEATDESVPARQTDIPWRLKQMLDILVYEEKQRPAGETGPCLEYLLQHKVLETLGTLGKAEYPPGMRQQVLLFFSRVLGQVQHPLLHYLNVHRPVQKLLQLSGDHLGSGTEKEEVQFAAVLCAKIKQDPTLLTHILEGKSVLNGKRAQKLPACPVEEGAEHPLGTAAAAEPSPPRRDSNLVTALVGLSKSKRCARLHGPRRHPRHGEGQLEVVADAISEAVEERFFQGILQPQLLQMSELDVLRATATLTGTVRQIRAPPLLHRLVLFLLGPDRHPEIPGDTPHPLRTQLINRCNHLSDEISLASLRLFEELLQKPHEHVTHSLALRNLEARGYLQRNPPAPDERGPLEPDPEDGLDLEEDPYFTDGFPDAGFGMAKISLPASAPSGKGQVSEVVSSFLCLVPEEAKTSSCMEEGGYDTYVHDALGTVQACRASAAPWGWPPAPRPLDACHPEGTFYEGHFLKVLFDRMAQILDQPYSLNLQVTSVLSRLATFPHPHLHEYLLDPYLNLAPGCRSLFSVLVRVIGDLMQRLQRVPHFRAKLLLVRRQLMGLVPGEQMDHTMLFKGVVVLEEFCKELAAIALVKGPPEGPP is encoded by the exons aTGCTGAGCCGTTTAGGCGCGTTGCTGCAGCAAGCGGTGGAGATG CGGGAGCCCAGCTTGGACCTGCTGGAAGCCTTCACCGAGCACTGGAAGGGCATCACCGGCTATTACCTGGAGGCCACGG ACGAGAGCGTCCCCGCCAGACAGACGGACATCCCTTGGCGCCTCAAGCAGATGCTGGACATCCTGGTCTACGAGGAAAAACAGCGGCCGGCCGGGGAGACGGGGCCGTGCCTCGAgtacctgctgcagcacaagGTCCTGGAGACCCTCGGCACGCTGGGCAAGGCCGAG tacccccccGGGATGAGGCAGCAGGTCCTCCTCTTCTTCAGCCGGGTGCTGGGGCAGGTGCAGCACCCGCTCCTGCACTACCTCAACGTTCACCGGCCGGTGCAG AAATTGCTCCAGCTCAGCGGTGACCACCTGGGCTCTGGCACGGAGAAGGAGGAGGTGCAGTTCGCTGCCGTTCTCTGCGCCAAGATCAAGCAGGATCCCACCCTGCTGACACACATCCTGGAG ggCAAGAGTGTCCTGAATGggaagagagcccagaagctgccAGCCTGCCCCGTGGAAGAGGGTGCGGAGCATCCCCTGGGCACCGCAGCCGCTGCCGagccctccccgccgcggcgggacAGCAACCTCGTCACAGCCTTGGTGGGGCTGAGCAAGAGCAAG CGCTGTGCCCGCCTGCACGGACCCCGCCGACATCCTCGCCATGGAGAGGGTCAGCTGGAG GTCGTGGCAGATGCCATCAGCGAGGCCGTGGAGGAAAGGTTTTTCCAGGGCATCCTGCAGCCGCAGCTCCTGCAGAT GTCCGAGCTCGACGTCCTCCGCGCCACGGCCACGCTGACGGGCACCGTACGGCAGATCCGCGCCCCTCCCCTGCTCCACCGCCTCGTGCTCTTCCTGCTGGGACCAGACCGGCACCCCGAGATCCCAGGGGACACCCCTCATCCTCTGCGCACCCAACTCATCAACCGCTGCAACCACCTCTCCGACGAG ATCAGCCTGGCCAGCCTGCGGCTCTTCGAGGAGCTCCTGCAGAAACCCCACGAGCACGTAACGCACAGCCTGGCCCTGAGGAACCTGGAAGCCAGGGGCTACCTACAGCGCAACCCCCCCGCGCCCGACGAGCGTGGACCCCTCGAGCCGGACCCTGAGGATGGGCT GGACCTGGAGGAGGATCCGTATTTCACCGACGGATTCCCAGACGCCGGCTTTGGGATGGCGAAAATTTCTCTGCCGGCATCGGCCCCGTCGGGCAAGGGGCAAGTGAGCGAGGTGGTCAGCAG CTTCCTCTGCTTGGTCCCGGAGGAGGCGAAAACCTCCTCATGCATGGAAGAAGGTGGCTACGACACCTACGTGCACGATGCCCTGGGCACG GTCCAGGCGTGCCGTGCCAGCGCAGCCCCATGGgggtggcccccagccccccggcccctCGACGCCTGCCACCCCGAAGGGACGTTTTACGAGGGTCACTTCCTCAAGGTGCTGTTTGACCGCATGGCCCAGATCCTGGACCAG cccTACAGCTTGAACCTGCAGGTGACCTCGGTGCTGTCCCGCCTGGCCACCTTCCCTCACCCCCACCTCCACGAGTACCTGCTGGACCCCTACCTCAACCTGGCACCCGGCTGCCGCTCACTCTTCTCCGTCCTCGTCAGG GTGATTGGGGACCTGATGCAGCGGCTGCAGCGTGTGCCCCATTTCAGGGCCAAGCTGCTCCTGGTGCGCCGGCAGCTCATGGGGCTGGTGCCCGGAGAGCA GATGGACCACACGATGCTCTTCaagggggtggtggtgctggaggaGTTCTGCAAGGAGCTGGCTGCCATCGCCCTGGTCAAGGGACCGCCGGAGGGGCCCCCCTGA